A window of the Rhodospirillaceae bacterium genome harbors these coding sequences:
- a CDS encoding glutathione S-transferase family protein: protein MIVLRAKNVEFDVTYINLREKPDWFLKISPHGKVPVLVVDEKPLFESNAIAEFLDENAEPRLHPEDSIKRARNRAWVENIRDFSEEVRGLYYANTKEEFDAVLEKTPGQFQKMETAIKEDRDNDGPYFNGPDLCMVDASYAPFLRRFKLVDRSIESGLLEKFPLLSAWADALEKNDAISGSLPANFEEEFLAMLQRNNRYVCSIWKDAAA, encoded by the coding sequence GTGATTGTTTTGCGTGCGAAAAATGTCGAATTTGATGTGACCTATATCAATCTTCGGGAAAAACCCGACTGGTTCTTAAAGATTTCGCCCCACGGCAAGGTGCCGGTCTTAGTAGTGGACGAGAAGCCTTTGTTCGAATCCAATGCGATTGCTGAATTCCTCGATGAAAATGCGGAACCACGATTGCATCCAGAAGACTCCATCAAACGCGCACGCAACCGGGCTTGGGTGGAGAATATCCGAGACTTTTCTGAGGAAGTACGTGGGCTATATTACGCGAACACCAAAGAGGAGTTTGATGCGGTCCTGGAGAAGACACCGGGACAGTTTCAGAAGATGGAAACAGCGATCAAGGAAGATCGTGACAATGACGGCCCGTATTTTAACGGACCAGACTTGTGCATGGTTGATGCGTCCTATGCGCCTTTTCTGAGGCGCTTCAAGCTTGTTGACCGGTCAATAGAATCGGGCTTATTAGAAAAATTTCCACTTCTAAGTGCTTGGGCGGATGCCTTGGAGAAAAACGACGCGATAAGCGGCTCCCTCCCAGCCAATTTTGAGGAAGAGTTTCTAGCGATGTTGCAGCGTAACAATCGTTATGTCTGCTCGATCTGGAAAGACGCGGCGGCTTAA
- a CDS encoding MATE family efflux transporter, with product MIDENWNRKVWHLAGPIVLANVSIPLLGLVDTAVVGHLPGPQYIGGVAVGTIIFSIIFFSFNFLRMGTTGLTAQAQGAGDFDEVRATLARAVFLGIGIGIAFVALQVPILWLGLTIAGPSETVAPLAQSYFDIRIWGAPATFINYALVGWFIGIHNTRATLIHQIFMNGINIILDLVFVMGLDMGVEGVAYATLIAEYGAAVLGFWLVRRNLAPMAGRLHLEQVRNPIQMRRMMSVNRNILLRSLCLQTAFVLFTSIGARMGDTVLAANAILLNFQLLLSFFLDGFAQAAEALVGDAIGARDRARFRAAVKASSIWALAFALLYSVIYFAFGGQLIDLMTNVETVQEVARIYLPWVAVSPLLSFWSFQLDGIYIGATRAREMRNSMATALLFYLIGLLVLIPLWGNHGLWASFMILMIVRSITMGWGYPKIEREVGAET from the coding sequence ATGATCGACGAAAATTGGAACCGCAAGGTTTGGCATTTGGCCGGACCGATTGTGCTGGCCAATGTCTCAATTCCGCTTCTTGGACTGGTGGATACGGCTGTTGTTGGGCACCTACCGGGCCCGCAGTACATTGGTGGTGTCGCCGTCGGCACGATCATCTTCAGTATCATTTTCTTTAGTTTTAATTTTTTACGAATGGGAACCACCGGACTTACCGCCCAGGCCCAAGGGGCCGGTGACTTTGATGAAGTCAGGGCAACCCTGGCCCGCGCTGTATTTTTAGGAATAGGAATCGGGATCGCCTTCGTTGCCCTGCAAGTCCCCATTTTGTGGCTTGGGCTGACAATCGCAGGGCCCAGCGAGACCGTCGCCCCTCTGGCCCAGAGCTATTTCGACATTCGAATTTGGGGCGCACCGGCGACATTTATCAACTACGCCCTGGTTGGCTGGTTCATTGGCATCCACAACACCCGAGCGACCCTGATCCATCAAATATTTATGAACGGGATCAATATTATCCTCGACTTGGTGTTCGTCATGGGGTTGGACATGGGGGTGGAGGGTGTTGCCTATGCGACTTTGATCGCTGAATATGGTGCTGCTGTGTTGGGTTTTTGGCTGGTGCGTCGGAACTTGGCCCCCATGGCCGGGCGGCTTCATTTGGAACAGGTCCGCAATCCGATCCAAATGCGCCGTATGATGTCGGTCAATCGTAATATTCTATTACGGTCTCTCTGCCTGCAAACGGCGTTCGTGCTGTTTACATCCATCGGCGCGCGGATGGGCGATACGGTGCTGGCGGCCAACGCGATTTTATTAAATTTTCAACTCTTGCTGTCGTTCTTCCTGGATGGTTTCGCCCAAGCCGCTGAGGCCTTGGTCGGTGATGCCATTGGAGCCAGAGACCGCGCGCGCTTTCGCGCAGCGGTTAAGGCGTCAAGTATTTGGGCGCTGGCGTTCGCGCTGCTTTATTCAGTAATCTACTTTGCCTTTGGCGGGCAATTGATCGATCTTATGACCAATGTTGAGACAGTGCAGGAGGTCGCGCGGATTTACCTCCCTTGGGTGGCGGTGTCGCCCCTCCTCTCGTTTTGGAGTTTCCAATTGGATGGCATCTACATTGGTGCCACCCGCGCCCGGGAAATGCGGAATTCCATGGCGACTGCGCTATTGTTCTACCTAATCGGATTACTGGTCTTGATACCGCTTTGGGGTAATCACGGGCTTTGGGCCTCGTTTATGATCCTGATGATTGTCCGATCTATAACGATGGGTTGGGGTTACCCCAAAATTGAGCGGGAGGTGGGGGCTGAAACCTAG